In one window of Hevea brasiliensis isolate MT/VB/25A 57/8 chromosome 10, ASM3005281v1, whole genome shotgun sequence DNA:
- the LOC110654502 gene encoding peroxisome biogenesis protein 22 isoform X1 translates to MADSSKEELLQLIKRFSAYITVKISHLFPTSFHNLDSRSVVAIAGLAVAVVFTWKLLRLPGGPHQRPKKRQPPTTSSSLVSTQSNSALIPSGVCSSSEDLRAQNVVDEFFQPVNPTLGHIVRQKLSEGRKVTCRLLGVILKESTPEELQKQATVRSSVLEVLLEITKFCDLYLMERVLDDESEQKALAALENAGVFTSGGLVKDKVLFCSTENGRSSFVRQLEPDWHIDTNPEIVSQLARFIKYQLRISPIRPERTAANVFSSPSLEHFFGRD, encoded by the exons ATGGCTGATTCATCGAAGGAAGAGCTGTTGCAGCTGATCAAGCGGTTCAGCGCTTACATAACCGTCAAGATTTCCCATCTCTTCCCGACCTCATTCCATAACCTG GATTCTCGATCTGTTGTGGCTATTGCTGGCCTTGCTGTTGCAGTAGTATTTACCTGGAAGCTATTGAGGTTACCTGGTGGACCTCATCAAAGGCCAAAAAAACGGCAACCTCCTACAACTAGTAGTTCTCTTGTCAGTACTCAATCAAATTCAGCATTGATACCATCTGGAGTTTGTTCATCTTCAGAGGATTTGAGGGCACAAAATGTTGTTGATGAATTCTTTCAACCAGTAAAT CCAACTTTGGGGCATATAGTTAGGCAGAAACTAAGCGAAGGAAGAAAG GTCACTTGCCGTTTGCTTGGAGTAATCCTCAAGGAAAGTACTCCAGAGGAGCTACAG AAACAAGCTACTGTGAGGTCCTCTGTGCTGGAAGTGCTGTTGGAGATAACAAAATTTTGTGATCTTTATCTCATGGAAAGAGTTCTCGATGATGAGAGTGAA CAAAAGGCTCTTGCAGCTTTGGAGAATGCAGGGGTTTTCACATCTGGTGGTTTAGTGAAAGacaag GTTCTATTTTGTAGTACCGAAAATGGACGATCATCTTTTGTCCGGCAACTAGAGCCAGATTGGCATATTGACACTAATCCTGAAATTGTTTCTCAGTTGGCT AGGTTTATCAAATATCAACTTCGCATTTCTCCCATTAGACCCGAACGGACTGCGGCAAACGTTTTCAGCTCTCCATCCTTGGAACATTTCTT
- the LOC110654502 gene encoding peroxisome biogenesis protein 22 isoform X3: MADSSKEELLQLIKRFSAYITVKISHLFPTSFHNLDSRSVVAIAGLAVAVVFTWKLLRLPGGPHQRPKKRQPPTTSSSLVSTQSNSALIPSGVCSSSEDLRAQNVVDEFFQPVNPTLGHIVRQKLSEGRKVTCRLLGVILKESTPEELQKQATVRSSVLEVLLEITKFCDLYLMERVLDDESEQKALAALENAGVFTSGGLVKDKVNCRMSEVKIPRIAEYFQR; this comes from the exons ATGGCTGATTCATCGAAGGAAGAGCTGTTGCAGCTGATCAAGCGGTTCAGCGCTTACATAACCGTCAAGATTTCCCATCTCTTCCCGACCTCATTCCATAACCTG GATTCTCGATCTGTTGTGGCTATTGCTGGCCTTGCTGTTGCAGTAGTATTTACCTGGAAGCTATTGAGGTTACCTGGTGGACCTCATCAAAGGCCAAAAAAACGGCAACCTCCTACAACTAGTAGTTCTCTTGTCAGTACTCAATCAAATTCAGCATTGATACCATCTGGAGTTTGTTCATCTTCAGAGGATTTGAGGGCACAAAATGTTGTTGATGAATTCTTTCAACCAGTAAAT CCAACTTTGGGGCATATAGTTAGGCAGAAACTAAGCGAAGGAAGAAAG GTCACTTGCCGTTTGCTTGGAGTAATCCTCAAGGAAAGTACTCCAGAGGAGCTACAG AAACAAGCTACTGTGAGGTCCTCTGTGCTGGAAGTGCTGTTGGAGATAACAAAATTTTGTGATCTTTATCTCATGGAAAGAGTTCTCGATGATGAGAGTGAA CAAAAGGCTCTTGCAGCTTTGGAGAATGCAGGGGTTTTCACATCTGGTGGTTTAGTGAAAGacaag GTGAATTGCAGAATGTCGGAAGTAAAGATACCTAGAATTGCAGAATATTTCCAGCGATAA
- the LOC110654502 gene encoding peroxisome biogenesis protein 22 isoform X2 codes for MADSSKEELLQLIKRFSAYITVKISHLFPTSFHNLDSRSVVAIAGLAVAVVFTWKLLRLPGGPHQRPKKRQPPTTSSSLVSTQSNSALIPSGVCSSSEDLRAQNVVDEFFQPVNPTLGHIVRQKLSEGRKVTCRLLGVILKESTPEELQKQATVRSSVLEVLLEITKFCDLYLMERVLDDESEQKALAALENAGVFTSGGLVKDKRFIKYQLRISPIRPERTAANVFSSPSLEHFFGRD; via the exons ATGGCTGATTCATCGAAGGAAGAGCTGTTGCAGCTGATCAAGCGGTTCAGCGCTTACATAACCGTCAAGATTTCCCATCTCTTCCCGACCTCATTCCATAACCTG GATTCTCGATCTGTTGTGGCTATTGCTGGCCTTGCTGTTGCAGTAGTATTTACCTGGAAGCTATTGAGGTTACCTGGTGGACCTCATCAAAGGCCAAAAAAACGGCAACCTCCTACAACTAGTAGTTCTCTTGTCAGTACTCAATCAAATTCAGCATTGATACCATCTGGAGTTTGTTCATCTTCAGAGGATTTGAGGGCACAAAATGTTGTTGATGAATTCTTTCAACCAGTAAAT CCAACTTTGGGGCATATAGTTAGGCAGAAACTAAGCGAAGGAAGAAAG GTCACTTGCCGTTTGCTTGGAGTAATCCTCAAGGAAAGTACTCCAGAGGAGCTACAG AAACAAGCTACTGTGAGGTCCTCTGTGCTGGAAGTGCTGTTGGAGATAACAAAATTTTGTGATCTTTATCTCATGGAAAGAGTTCTCGATGATGAGAGTGAA CAAAAGGCTCTTGCAGCTTTGGAGAATGCAGGGGTTTTCACATCTGGTGGTTTAGTGAAAGacaag AGGTTTATCAAATATCAACTTCGCATTTCTCCCATTAGACCCGAACGGACTGCGGCAAACGTTTTCAGCTCTCCATCCTTGGAACATTTCTT